Genomic segment of Acyrthosiphon pisum isolate AL4f unplaced genomic scaffold, pea_aphid_22Mar2018_4r6ur Scaffold_20531;HRSCAF=21311, whole genome shotgun sequence:
aattcgtcatcaagtctacttgaaatcgactttcccacatttttgatattatctcccaaattccagaaaaagtcatataaaaaaagaatatttgaacatttttgtNNNNNNNNNNNNNNNNNNNNNNNNNNNNNNNNNNNNNNNNNNNNNNNNNNAAATATTTTACTATGCTAGGTATTAAGCTACTAAACAACTAAGtagtgtacaaaatataataataaatgttgatttatCTATTTGTTACAAGCATTGGTGATACAAAGGTGATattggttttctttttttttgcttattttatattttttgtgtaaattgTGTACCCATCAGTGCCGCAAAAACCGGGTGTGCAGAGCGTGCCCCGCACACGGGCCCCAAGGCTTACATACATTTGGGGGGCCCCCGGGCCCAACCTGGAGCAGGCactaaaattgtctaaaaacgcaaaacttaatagttactcacaatcattttttttttaagttaaaacattagtgtagttgtaggtatactaatattacttattaaattaagtatgttaaaatagaatggtaagttttagtatattataaaatcaaatggtaCTAGATAGAATCACGTATGTGGTGGGTACTATgttagaaaaaggtgggtatcAAGATGTATTCAAGTGTCAACGTTTCATACTTTCTTAGcaggtactattaatttttctataagatCTATTTTTATCGCGTCTATGGGTTGTTGTTTGTCGAATTGTCAGGAGAACAACTGACTGATACTCGAAAACGACGAGGGTTGTCGAGTGACGACGTGCCATAAAAGTaatgttatttcttattagtgtttatttataaactattaaaatgtcgtgttataccaagaataatatcaaaacaatattatataatacatacaataaaaattaatttaggaacGGGCCCAAAAAGAATATCGCACACGGGCCACTTATtatgtagttgcggcactggtgTTTCCCTCCAATTTTTAGTGTTTATCACATCAGTTATCtggttttcaattaataaaataatgttaataacaaaacgtcaatatattatataatatcatagacatttctatgattattgattaatatttgaattactgaatcttaattcttaaatcgtaaatcgtaatatttgatattatattataattggtatggcttcaaaaaaaacaaaatacattgatgaattttttcaaacatgaaGAAAAACAAGGtaagaaaaattttatgaaaatactaaatgcatttaattacaatattcattttagataatacattttctcATATTAATGCGCCTACAAATGATCCAGATGATCCAATGTCTATCTATTATTTAACTGAAATGGCTTGTACTAAAATTGATGTATCCATACCTGAAGTAAAAAGGCGTAAAGTATCAACTAAAGTAGATTCTGAACATcattcttaacatttttttgaaaatacaaaagACGAAATGAAGATAACTGTATACAACAGtgttattgataaaatgttaaatggcaTCAAAGTTCGTTTCAGTCaagatacattaaatttaattgatagtGTTGGTAACTTATTAAAACTAGAAATAGAAAAAGAACATATACAAACTATTTCTGATACATTTAGTTTATCTTTTGATCAACTCGATACTGAAGTCAGACTGTTTACACAAATAGATGACATACCAAGAGGAAGCAATAATAGCACAAGAACTCAGTGGTTGAGTTGGATAACTATAAGGATGGAACAGACCGAATGagaacttttgaaaatatatataaatttttacaaGAATTTACTACCATACCAGTCACTAGTTACTCTTGTGAAAGAGCTTTTTCAAAAATggcaatagttaaaaataaattacgcaGTACAATGGCTCAAGAAAGGTTAGATGCCttactaacaatttttattgaacaagAAATTGTAAACTCTTTAGATATGGAGGAAATTATTGATGAGTTTAAAACACTAACATCAATCCAAAGAAGATTaccattataaatgtaaatgctattgactattgtatatcgattaaatttagttttatatgtaataaataataatatgtaagaggtatgtaaactaataattgttttattttaacattaaaatgtattataaactaattattataatattgagacaatatttaacTTACTGATTTGTAGTAGGTCAAGTAACCCCTACTAAAATAATTCTGCACACCCTGCGAAAAAttcctgcgcacgcctatgtatatgtgtagtttaaatttttaataatcatgtaaagtaaactataggtacatacactGTACATTACTTTGCACGTTCTTCTAAGAGTTAATTCCCAGGGCGTAGTACCTACCCATCCAAGGTATGATGACTAAAAACCTAGGATTTTTCGGAAAATGGTATTAGGAAAAATAGGATTCGGCCAAATTGGATTTGTTATcaatccatatatatatatactggtATTTTTTTCGGCCAAGTGGGATTCGATGAAATGGGACGAAACGAAAAatttgttacctacctataacaataaaatttgaataaaaaattataaatatcatcgtCCGAACTCcaaaggcaaaataaacaactaatCTGCACAGGCGAAGCTGTGACTAGTAtattaggatatattatattttatagttatataatattagattcttttacgatttaagatagttattacttatcgtGGATTCTCTTAGCGAGTGACGTATACAGATAAGACCGTTGGCCGCACTGATGGCGGGCCTTGCTAgcagctgctgctgctgcagtgcTCAGTTCGGCCAAGGGTACGACACTGCGTGTATTGGCAAAATCGGGTGACTGTGGCCTTGGACAtggtctccaggggggcgtggcatatgttatcatttaaataaatcatttcaacATCATTGTCACAgtccacagaataataataatgtccatTGGCCATTGCCTTGTATCCGTTTTTAAGATTTCGTAACAAAGAGGGATACACGTTGCCAAC
This window contains:
- the LOC107882404 gene encoding uncharacterized protein LOC107882404 produces the protein MKITVYNSVIDKMLNGIKVRFSQDTLNLIDSVGNLLKLEIEKEHIQTISDTFSLSFDQLDTEVRLFTQIDDIPRGSNNSTRTQWLKFTTIPVTSYSCERAFSKMAIVKNKLRSTMAQERLDALLTIFIEQEIVNSLDMEEIIDEFKTLTSIQRRLPL